The Methylobacterium durans nucleotide sequence ACGCTGCCCAACATCCGCTGGGGCCTCCTCTACAGCGTCCTCCTCTGCAATGCCCGCGCGATGGGCGAGTTCGGCGCCGTCTCGGTGGTGTCCGGCCATATCCGCGGATTGACCAACACGCTCCCGCTCCACGTGGAGATCCTCTACAATGAATACAATTTCGTTGGCGCGTTCGCCGTCGCCTCCCTCCTCGCCGGGCTCGCCCTCGTCACTCTCGTCATCAAGTCCGTCCTGGAATGGCGCTACGCCGGGGACCTCGCGGCCGGCGCCCGGCACTAGCGGCGCGGCCGACCGGTCCGGCTCCACGGCGATCCGGGTCGAGGGCCTGTCGAAGACCTTCGACACGGCGGCCGTCCTGCACGACTTCCATCTCGACGTGCGGGCGGGCGAATTGCTCGGCCTCCTCGGCCCCTCGGGCTCGGGCAAGACGACGCTGTTGCGCATCATCGCCGGGCTCGACTTCCCCGATCGCGGCCGCGTCCTGTTCGGGGGCGACGACGCCACCGGCCTGCCGGTGCAGCAGCGGGCGGTGGGCTTCGTGTTCCAGCACTACGCCCTGTTCAAGCACATGAGCGTGGCCGACAACATCGCCTACGGGCTCAACGCCCGGAAGCGCGCGGACCGGCCGGGCAAGGCCGAGATCCGCCGCCGCGTCGGCGACCTCCTCGACCTGATCAAGCTGTCGGGCTTCGCCGACCGCTACCCGTCCCAGCTCTCGGGCGGCCAGCGCCAGCGCATCGCGCTGGCCCGCGCCCTCGCCGTCGAGCCCAGGGTGCTGCTCCTCGACGAGCCCTTCGGGGCGCTCGACGCGCAGGTGCGCAAGGACCTGCGCCGCTGGCTGCGCGAGATCCACGACCGCACCGGCCAGACCACGATCTTCGTCACCCACGACCAGGACGAGGCCCTGGAGCTCTCCGACCGGGTCGCCGTCCTCGACAAGGGCCGCCTGGAGCAGGTCGGCACGCCCGACGAGGTGCAGGACCGGCCGGCCTCGGCCACGGTGCTGAAGTTCCTGGGCGACGCGGTCGAGTTCGAGGCGATCGTCGAGGGCGAGCGGGTCCTCGTCGACGGGCGCCCGACGCCGGTCACCGCGCCCCGCGGGGTGATCGGCCCGGCGCGCCTCTACGTGCGGCCGTGGCAGCTCCAGTTCGTCGAGCCGGCCGAGGCCCAACTCTCCGGCACGGTGCGCGCCTCCCACCGCAGCCAGGGCCGCCAGCGCGTCGAGGTCGAGCGGCCGGACGGGCGCCTCGTCGTGGTCGAGGATTTCGACGGCGACCGCTACGCCGCGGGCCGCGCGGTCGGCCTGCGCATCAACGGAGGCTATGTGTTCGCCTGAGCGGCACAGGCCGGTCCCCGTGAGGCGCCGGTCCCCTCTCCGAAGGGTTGGGGATCCGCGGCTCATCCGGCAAAGACGCCTTCGTACCGAACAGGTGCCGGCTTGAACCCCATGCCGCGCCGCCCGAAAAAGCGTCCATGAGCACGAGCCTGACCCATCCCCGTCCCGACGTCCTCGCCGCCATCGGCGCCACGCCGCTCATCCGCCTGCGCCGCGCCTCGGAGGAGACCGGCTGCACGATCCTCGGCAAGGCGGAATTCCTGAATCCCGGTCTCTCGGTGAAGGACCGGGCGGCCCTCGCCATCGTCCAGGATGCGGAGGCGCGCGGGCTGATCCGGCCCGGCGGCACCATCGTGGAGGGCACGGCGGGCAACACCGGCATCGGGCTCGCCCTCGTGGCGAGCGTGCGCGGCTACCGGACGCTCATCGTCATCCCCGAGACCCAGTCGGAGGAGAAGAAGCAGACCCTGCGGCTCGCGGGCGCCCGCCTCGTCGAGGTGCCGGCCGTGCCCTTCGCTAACCCGAACAACTACGTCCATGTCGCCCGCCGCCTCGCCGAGCGGCTCGCCGCGACGGAGGCGGCCGGCGCCTTCTTCGCCGATCAGTTCGACAACGTCGCCAACCGCCGCGCCCATGTCGAGGGCACCGGCCCCGAGATCTTCGCGGAGACGGGCGGGCGCATCGACGGCTTCGTCTGCGCGGCCGGCACCGGCGGGACGCTCGCCGGCGTCGCCGAGGCGCTGCGGGCACGCGATCCGGGCGTCCGGATCGCCCTCTCGGACCCCGAGGGCTCGGCGCTCCACGCCTATTACACGACCGGAACCCTCAAGGCGGAGGGCTCCTCGATCACCGAAGGGATCGGCCAGGGCCGGGTGACCGGCAACCTTGAAGGCTTCCGGCCCGACCACTCCTTCCGCATCCCGGATGGGGAGGCCCTCGACATCGTGTTCCGGCTGATGCGCGAGGAGGGCCTGTCGCTCGGCGGCTCGTCCGGCATCAACGTGGCCGGCGCGATCCGGCTCGCCCGCGAACTCGGGCCCGGCCACACCATCGCGACCATCCTGTGCGATGGCGCGGCCCGCTACGCCTCGAAGCTGTTCAACCCGGCTTTCCTCACGGAGCGCGGCCTGCCGGTGCCGGGCTGGCTCTCGGCCCCCACCGACCCCTTGCCGGACTGGCGCGCCTGAACTGAAAATACGATTTCTGTTGAGCCTTCGCACGAAGCTTGAACAGAATTCATCCCTGCGACGTTGGAACGGTCAAGCTCGCGCCCTGCGTGCTGCGGAGACCGCCCTCATGACGCTGACCACCATCCTCCTCATCATCCTGATCCTGATCGTCCTCGGCGGCGGCAACTTCCTCGGCGGCG carries:
- a CDS encoding sulfate/molybdate ABC transporter ATP-binding protein; protein product: MRVEGLSKTFDTAAVLHDFHLDVRAGELLGLLGPSGSGKTTLLRIIAGLDFPDRGRVLFGGDDATGLPVQQRAVGFVFQHYALFKHMSVADNIAYGLNARKRADRPGKAEIRRRVGDLLDLIKLSGFADRYPSQLSGGQRQRIALARALAVEPRVLLLDEPFGALDAQVRKDLRRWLREIHDRTGQTTIFVTHDQDEALELSDRVAVLDKGRLEQVGTPDEVQDRPASATVLKFLGDAVEFEAIVEGERVLVDGRPTPVTAPRGVIGPARLYVRPWQLQFVEPAEAQLSGTVRASHRSQGRQRVEVERPDGRLVVVEDFDGDRYAAGRAVGLRINGGYVFA
- a CDS encoding cysteine synthase A; this encodes MSTSLTHPRPDVLAAIGATPLIRLRRASEETGCTILGKAEFLNPGLSVKDRAALAIVQDAEARGLIRPGGTIVEGTAGNTGIGLALVASVRGYRTLIVIPETQSEEKKQTLRLAGARLVEVPAVPFANPNNYVHVARRLAERLAATEAAGAFFADQFDNVANRRAHVEGTGPEIFAETGGRIDGFVCAAGTGGTLAGVAEALRARDPGVRIALSDPEGSALHAYYTTGTLKAEGSSITEGIGQGRVTGNLEGFRPDHSFRIPDGEALDIVFRLMREEGLSLGGSSGINVAGAIRLARELGPGHTIATILCDGAARYASKLFNPAFLTERGLPVPGWLSAPTDPLPDWRA